In one window of Henckelia pumila isolate YLH828 chromosome 1, ASM3356847v2, whole genome shotgun sequence DNA:
- the LOC140885578 gene encoding 5'-adenylylsulfate reductase-like 5 → MEVPIRKFACIFVCILAASGSSASLTTCHPREFKTFLHDLNSQCPFSTPLCFSAIQVDGELLESVMSSTQKNVYTAVLYYASWCPFSSIFQSKFSTLSSMYPQIKHLMVEQSSAAPSVFSRYGVHSVPSLLIVNQNMRWKYHGRKDLSSLVNFYKRATGLDPVVDMLEDNSCSPVSDQKILKPWNGVSLTEIIWRELYLVLSVLFVLSRAILYFFPEIISRVTELWVACIPHLNLGIFGESRQLLGRVFHLIDVKRIWSKLKVCKTRNFHEGARNARVWASSLASVSVGETSSTRIFPSRDL, encoded by the exons ATGGAGGTTCCGATCAGAAAATTCGCCTGTATATTCGTCTGTATATTGGCCGCTTCGGGGTCGTCGGCGTCCCTGACTACTTGTCACCCTCGTGAATTCAAAACCTTTCTTCACGATCTGAATTCCCAGTGCCCGTTTTCCACCCCTTTGTGTTTCTCTGCGATCCAG GTGGATGGAGAATTGCTTGAAAGTGTGATGAGCTCCACTCAAAAGAATGTATATACTGCTGTTCTGTATTATGCTTCATGGTGTCCTTTCTCTAGCATCTTTCAGTCAAAGTTTTCTACTCTCAGTTCAATGTATCCGCAGATTAAACACCTAATGGTTGAACAATCTTCAGCCGCTCCCAG TGTTTTTTCTAGATATGGGGTTCACAGTGTACCCTCGCTACTTATAGTGAATCAGAACATGCGATGGAAGTATCATGGTCGAAAAGATCTCTCGTCTCTTGTCAATTTCTACAAAAGAGCTACAG GACTCGATCCAGTAGTGGATATGCTTGAAGATAACTCATGCAGCCCAGTGAGTGATCAGAAAATTTTAAAGCCCTGGAATGGAGTGTCATTAACGGAAATAATATGGAGGGAATTGTATCTTGTACTTTCTGTACTATTTGTCTTGTCAAGGGCTATCCTTTATTTCTTTCCAGAGATTATATCTCGTGTCACCGAACTGTGGGTCGCATGCATTCCTCACTTAAATTTGGGAATTTTCGGAGAATCGAGGCAACTTTTAGGGCGTGTGTTCCATTTGATTGACGTGAAGAGAATTTGGAGCAAGTTAAAGGTATGCAAAACTAGGAACTTCCATGAAGGAGCTAGGAATGCTCGGGTTTGGGCATCGTCCCTGGCATCCGTCTCCGTAGGAGAGACATCTTCGACAAGAATATTTCCTTCGAGAGACTTGTAA